The following proteins come from a genomic window of Bubalus kerabau isolate K-KA32 ecotype Philippines breed swamp buffalo chromosome 20, PCC_UOA_SB_1v2, whole genome shotgun sequence:
- the LRRN1 gene encoding leucine-rich repeat neuronal protein 1, whose product MARMSFVLAAYQMVLSLLMTSLTGSSLQSNECPQLCVCEIRPWFTPQSTYREATTVDCNDLRLTRIPSNLSSDTQVLLLQSNNIAKTVDELQQLFNLTELDFSQNNFTNIKEVGLANLTQLTTLHLEENQITEMNDYCLQDLSNLQELYINHNQISTISANAFSGLKNLLRLHLNSNKLKVIDSRWFDSTPNLEILMIGENPVIGILDMNFKPLSNLRSLVLAGMYLTDIPGNALVGLDSLESLSFYDNKLVKVPQLALQKVPNLKFLDLNKNPIHKIQEGDFKNMLRLKELGINNMGELVSVDRYALDNLPELTKLEATNNPKLSYIHRLAFRSVPALESLMLNNNALNAVYQKTVESLPNLREISIHSNPLRCDCVIHWINSNKTNIRFMEPLSMFCAMPPEYRGQQVKEVLIQDSSEQCLPMISHDTFPNHLNMDIGTTVFLDCRAMAEPEPEIYWVTPLGNKITVETLSEKYKLSSEGTLEISKIQIEDSGRYTCVAQNVEGADTRVVMIKVNGTLLDGAQVLKIYVKQTESHSILVSWKVNSNVMTSNLKWSSATMKIDNPHITYTARVPVDVHEYNLTHLQPSTDYEVCLTVSNIHQQTQKSCVNVTTKNAAFALDISDQETSTALAAVMGSMFAVISLASIAVYIAKRFKRKNYHHSLKKYMQKTSSIPLNELYPPLINLWEGDSEKDKDGTADTKPTQVDTSRSYYMW is encoded by the coding sequence ATGGCTAGGATGAGCTTTGTCTTAGCAGCTTACCAGATGGTGCTGAGCCTGCTCATGACTTCATTAACTGGGTCTTCCCTACAAAGTAATGAGTGTCCACAACTTTGTGTATGTGAAATTAGGCCCTGGTTTACCCCTCAGTCAACGTACAGAGAAGCTACCACTGTTGACTGCAATGATCTCCGCTTAACAAGGATTCCCAGCAACCTTTCCAGTGACACTCAAGTGCTTCTGTTACAGAGCAATAACATCGCCAAGACTGTGGATGAGCTACAGCAGCTTTTCAACCTGACGGAGCTAGACTTCTCCCAAAACAACTTTACAAATATTAAGGAGGTAGGGCTAGCAAACCTGACCCAGCTCACCACTCTACATCTGGAGGAAAATCAGATTACGGAAATGAATGATTATTGTCTACAAGACCTTAGCAACCTTCAAGAACTCTACATCAACCATAACCAGATTAGCACTATTTCTGCCAATGCTTTTTCAggcttaaaaaatcttttaaggcTCCACCTGAACTCCAACAAATTGAAAGTGATCGATAGCCGCTGGTTTGATTCCACACCCAACCTGGAAATTCTCATGATTGGGGAAAACCCCGTGATTGGAATTCTGGATATGAACTTCAAACCTCTCTCAAATTTGAGAAGCTTAGTTTTGGCCGGAATGTATCTCACTGATATTCCTGGAAATGCCTTGGTGGGCTTGGATAGCCTCGAGAGTCTGTCATTTTATGATAACAAACTAGTCAAAGTCCCTCAACTTGCCCTGCAAAAAGTTCCTAACTTGAAATTCTTAGACCTCAACAAAAATCCCATCCACAAAATCCAGGAAGGGGACTTCAAAAATATGCTTCGGTTAAAAGAACTGGGGATCAACAATATGGGGGAGCTCGTTTCTGTGGATCGCTATGCCCTGGATAACTTGCCTGAACTCACAAAGTTAGAAGCCACCAATAACCCCAAATTATCTTACATCCACCGCTTGGCTTTTCGAAGTGTTCCTGCCCTAGAAAGCTTGATGTTGAACAACAATGCTCTGAATGCCGTTTATCAAAAGACAGTAGAATCCCTTCCTAATCTGCGTGAGATCAGTATCCACAGCAATCCCCTGAGGTGTGACTGTGTCATCCACTGGATTAACTCCAATAAGACAAACATCCGCTTCATGGAGCCCTTGTCTATGTTCTGTGCCATGCCACCTGAATACAGAGGGCAACAGGTAAAGGAAGTTTTAATCCAGGATTCCAGTGAGCAATGCCTCCCAATGATATCTCATGACACATTTCCAAATCATTTAAACATGGATATCGGCACCACGGTTTTCCTAGACTGTCGGGCCATGGCTGAGCCGGAACCTGAAATATACTGGGTCACGCCCCTCGGGAATAAGATAACTGTGGAAACCCTTTCAGAGAAATATAAGCTAAGTAGTGAAGGTACATTGGAAATATCTAAAATACAGATTGAAGACTCAGGAAGATACACTTGTGTTGCCCAGAATGTGGAAGGGGCAGACACTCGAGTCGTGATGATTAAGGTTAATGGAACCCTTCTGGATGGTGCCCAGGTGCTGAAAATATATGTCAAGCAGACAGAATCTCATTCCATTTTAGTGTCCTGGAAAGTCAATTCCAATGTCATGACATCAAACTTAAAATGGTCATCTGCCACCATGAAGATTGACAACCCCCATATAACATACACTGCCAGGGTCCCGGTAGATGTTCACGAATACAACCTAACACATCTGCAGCCTTCCACAGATTATGAAGTGTGTCTCACAGTGTCCAATATTCATCAGCAGACTCAAAAGTCATGTGTTAATGTCACAACCAAAAATGCTGCCTTTGCACTGGACATTTCTGATCAAGAAACCAGTACAGCCCTTGCTGCGGTAATGGGGTCCATGTTTGCCGTCATTAGCCTTGCGTCCATTGCTGTGTATATTGCCAAAAGATTTAAGAGGAAAAACTACCATCATTCATTGAAAAAGTATATGCAAAAAACCTCTTCCATCCCACTAAATGAGCTGTACCCACCACTCATTAACCTCTGGGAAGGTGACAGCGAGAAAGACAAAGATGGTACTGCAGACACCAAGCCAACTCAAGTTGACACATCCAGAAGCTATTACATGTGGTAA